From Nicotiana tabacum cultivar K326 chromosome 22, ASM71507v2, whole genome shotgun sequence, one genomic window encodes:
- the LOC107797319 gene encoding uncharacterized protein LOC107797319, with amino-acid sequence MTRRLTYVAPRVVKKAIAATGGFVKEMATYMVMDDLVVKPMSAISSIALLNKFNVKDVGVLEEKVVNLGMEEALKLLKASFESKTVLTSAFMSTVPTSASMSRVKRRRAV; translated from the exons ATGACAAGAAGGTTAACATATGTTGCTCCACGGGTAGTGAAGAAAGCTATCGCAGCTACAGGGGGGTTTGTGAAGGAGATGGCGACATACATGGTTATGGATGACTTAGTGGTTAAGCCTATGTCCGCCATTTCTAGCATTGCCCTTCTCAACAAGTTTAATGTTAAGGATGTTGGAGTACTAGAGGAGAAAGTAGTAAATTTAGGAATGGAAGAG GCGCTGAAGTTGCTGAAGGCATCTTTCGAGTCGAAAACAGTTCTCACAAGTGCCTTCATGAGCACAGTTCCCACAAGTGCTTCCATGAGCCGTGTAAAGCGGAGAAGAGCTGTGTGA